Proteins from a genomic interval of Vanessa atalanta chromosome 28, ilVanAtal1.2, whole genome shotgun sequence:
- the LOC125074645 gene encoding uncharacterized protein LOC125074645 codes for MDDGPRPMKNLKPTQKNLNSAEQFRLAHQSGYDNGSKMSVDRMKRVHQHNLAYPKLRDELDRRRSVKQITMNGKKISSFDPKCKACIKLKQLKKLRKLNIQPRCNAKSSRRKHQRDSKSRVKKREKFEKIRTKTHGQKISTNRIKNIHHCVDVIDKNTGMDCDIDPINKLLSNERLIEVQENKNAARSRSRENSSTNSVNTLNNPNTSNFSMSSYNTYASMDHEPMVSTD; via the exons ATGGATGATGGTCCTCGACCGATGAAAAATTTGAAACCAACACAA AAGAATCTCAACAGTGCGGAACAATTTCGACTCGCTCACCAATCGGGATACGATAATGGTAGTAAAATGAGCGTGGACAGGATGAAAAGGGTACATCAGCACAACCTTGCTTATCCCAAGTTGAGAGATGAGCTGGACAGACGTCGATCGGTGAAACAG aTAACAATGAACGGGAAGAAAATATCATCCTTCGATCCCAAATGCAAAGCttgtatcaaattaaaacaattaaaaaaactccGTAAATTGAATATACAACCTCGATGCAATGCGAAATCCTCAAGAAGAAAGCACCAACGAGACTCAAAATCTCGTGTAAAAAAAAGGGAAAAATTCGAAAAAATTCGAACGAAAACGCATGGGCAAAAGATATCGaccaatagaataaaaaatatccatcaTTGTGTTGATGTCATAGATAAAAATACTGGAATGGATTGTGATATTGACccgataaataaattactatcaaATGAAAGGTTGATTGAGGTGCAGGAAAATAAAAATGCCGCGAGAAGTCGGTCTAGAGAGAATAGCTCAACGAATTCAGTGAATACCTTAAATAATCCAAACACGAGTAATTTTTCTATGAGCAGTTACAATACTTACGCATCTATGGATCATGAGCCAATGGTGTCTACGGATTGA
- the LOC125074658 gene encoding probable small nuclear ribonucleoprotein Sm D1, which produces MKLVRFLMKLSHETVTIELKNGSVVHGTITGVDVAMNTHLKAVKVTLKNKEELQLETLSIRGNNIRYYLLPDSLPLETLLIDDAPKGKGKREGFPRGSTRGGRGRGRGGRGGPRGGRGGRGRGRR; this is translated from the coding sequence ATGAAATTAGTAAGATTTTTGATGAAATTGAGTCATGAGACGGTCACGATCGAACTAAAGAACGGTAGTGTTGTTCATGGTACCATCACCGGTGTCGATGTAGCGATGAACACACATCTTAAAGCAGTcaaagtaacattaaaaaacaaagagGAGTTGCAGTTAGAAACTTTGAGCATACGCGGAAACAATATTAGATATTACCTCCTTCCGGACAGTTTACCTTTGGAGACGTTACTTATTGACGATGCACCCAAGGGTAAGGGTAAACGAGAAGGGTTCCCGCGGGGCAGTACGAGAGGCGGTAGAGGAAGAGGCCGAGGAGGTCGTGGAGGACCAAGAGGAGGTCGTGGAGGCCGCGGTCGTGGACGTCGATAA
- the LOC125074647 gene encoding caltractin-like isoform X2 — protein sequence MNLDLMLDEREVDVDVEEKGQEKTVCARLIFTKEQKEDLHEAFDLLDFNGEGKIKAEDFRVAIKALGYEPTKEELQNMISGVDKGQTGKLSFENFETAIMRKVMSVDSDGDVMKSFRLFDVDDTGFISFENLKYVTQILGENLTDEEIEEMIDDADKDFDGYISVQEFMKMIRNSVNIVTP from the exons ATGAATTTAGATCTTATGCTTGATGAAAGAGAAGTAGACGTTGATGTGGAAGAAAAAGGACAAGAAAAAACTGTTTGTGCTCGACTAATCTTTACGAAAGAACAG aaagaaGATCTTCACGAAGCTTTCGATTTACTAGATTTTAACGGTGAAGGTAAAATAAAAGCAGAAGATTTTCGAGTAGCAATAAAAGCTTTAG gCTATGAACCAACAAAAGAGGAACTTCAGAATATGATCAGTGGTGTTGACAAAGGACAAACCGGGAAGTTAAGTTTTGAAAATTTCGAAACCGCCATCATGCGGAAGGTCATGTCGGTCGACAGCGACGGCGACGTGATGAAAAGTTTTCGTCTCTTCGATGTTGATGATACtg GGTTTATAAGTTTTGAGAACTTAAAATACGTAACACAAATATTGGGAGAAAATTTGACTGATGAAGAAATAGAAGAAATGATAGATGACGCCGATAAGGATTTTGACGGATAC atctCAGTTCAAGAATTTATGAAAATGATAAGAAACTCCGTTAATATTGTAACTCCTTGA
- the LOC125074647 gene encoding caltractin-like isoform X1 — translation MEDALLELSITAEISEKDIEDIQQKIKHKTVEARFILTEAQKEDLHEAFDLLDFNGEGKIKAEDFRVAIKALGYEPTKEELQNMISGVDKGQTGKLSFENFETAIMRKVMSVDSDGDVMKSFRLFDVDDTGFISFENLKYVTQILGENLTDEEIEEMIDDADKDFDGYISVQEFMKMIRNSVNIVTP, via the exons ATGGAAGACGCACTTTTAGAGTTATCAATTACAGCTGAAATATCCGAAAAAGATATAGAagatatacaacaaaaaattaaacacaaaacaGTCGAAGCTCGCTTTATTTTAACTGAGGCGCAG aaagaaGATCTTCACGAAGCTTTCGATTTACTAGATTTTAACGGTGAAGGTAAAATAAAAGCAGAAGATTTTCGAGTAGCAATAAAAGCTTTAG gCTATGAACCAACAAAAGAGGAACTTCAGAATATGATCAGTGGTGTTGACAAAGGACAAACCGGGAAGTTAAGTTTTGAAAATTTCGAAACCGCCATCATGCGGAAGGTCATGTCGGTCGACAGCGACGGCGACGTGATGAAAAGTTTTCGTCTCTTCGATGTTGATGATACtg GGTTTATAAGTTTTGAGAACTTAAAATACGTAACACAAATATTGGGAGAAAATTTGACTGATGAAGAAATAGAAGAAATGATAGATGACGCCGATAAGGATTTTGACGGATAC atctCAGTTCAAGAATTTATGAAAATGATAAGAAACTCCGTTAATATTGTAACTCCTTGA